The following coding sequences are from one Vulpes vulpes isolate BD-2025 chromosome 12, VulVul3, whole genome shotgun sequence window:
- the PRPF4 gene encoding U4/U6 small nuclear ribonucleoprotein Prp4 isoform X1 translates to MFCPLLSEVHATLGATTLPYYDSRHAPRHPRRCVGPLPAGDAVPLCRARGGRSENAELGFRRGLAAAGLSMASSRAASTATKTKAPDDLVAPVVKKPHIYYGSLEEKERERLAKGESGILGKEGLKAGIEAGNINITSGEVFEIEEHISERQAEVLAEFERRKRARQINVSTDDSEVKACLRALGEPITLFGEGPAERRERLRNILSVVGTDALKKTKKDDEKSKKSKEEYQQTWYHEGPNSLKVARLWIANYSLPRAMKRLEEARLHKEIPETTRTSQMQELHKSLRSLNNFCSQIGDDRPISYCHFSPNSKMLATACWSGLCKLWSVPDCNLLHTLRGHNTNVGAIVFHPKSTVSLDQKDVNLASCAADGSVKLWSLDSDEPVADIEGHTVRVARVMWHPSGRFLGTTCYDRSWRLWDLEAQEEILHQEGHSMGVYDIAFHQDGSLAGTGGLDAFGRVWDLRTGRCIMFLEGHLKEIYGINFSPNGYHIATGSGDNTCKVWDLRQRRCVYTIPAHQNLVTGVKFEPIHGNFLLTGAYDNTAKIWTHPGWSPLKTLAGHEGKVMGLDISSDGQLIATCSYDRTFKLWMAE, encoded by the exons ATGTTCTGCCCTCTGTTGAGTGAG GTTCACGCTACTCTTGGCGCCACGACGCTTCCTTACTACGACTCCCGTCATGCCCCACGCCACCCACGACGCTGCGTCGGCCCACTTCCGGCCGGTGACGCAGTTCCGCTTTGCCGGGCGCGCGGTGGACGGTCTGAAAACGCAGAGCTCGGCTTTCGCCGGGGTTTGGCGGCCGCGGGGCTCAGCATGGCTTCCTCACGAGCCGCCTCCACG GCAACCAAAACTAAGGCACCTGATGACTTAGTTGCTCCTGTTGTGAAGAAACCACACATCTATTACGGAAGtttggaagagaaggagagggagcgtCTGGCCAAAGGAGAGTCTGGGATTTTGGGAAAAGAAGGACTTAAAGCTGGAATTGAAGCAGGAAATATTAACATAACCTCTG GAGAGGTGTTTGAAATCGAAGAGCACATCAGTGAACGACAGGCCGAAGTGTTAGCTGAGTTTGAGAGAAGAAAGCGAGCCCGGCAAATCAATGTTTCCACTGATGACTCAGAGGTCAAGGCTTGCCTTAGAGCCTTGGGGGAGCCCATCACACTTTTTGGAGAGGGTCCtgctgaaagaagagaaag GCTGAGAAATATCCTATCAGTGGTTGGTACTGATGCcttaaaaaagaccaaaaaagatgATGAGAAATCTAAGAAGTCCAAAGAAGAG tATCAGCAAACCTGGTATCATGAAGGACCAAACAGCCTGAAGGTTGCTAGACTATGGATTGCTAATTATTCACTGCCCAG GGCAATGAAACGCCTGGAAGAGGCTCGTCTCCATAAAGAAATTCCTGAGACAACTAGGACCTCCCAGATGCAAGAGCTCCACAAATCTCTCCGG tctttgaatAATTTCTGCAGTCAGATTGGGGATGATCGGCCTATCTCCTACTGCCACTTTAGTCCTAATTCCAAAATGCTGGCCACAGCTTGTTG GAGTGGGCTTTGCAAGCTCTGGTCAGTTCCCGATTGCAATCTGCTTCACACCCTCCGAG GCCATAACACAAACGTAGGTGCAATTGTATTCCATCCAAAATCCACCGTGTCCTTGGACCAAAAAGATGTCAATCTGGCCTCTTGTGCTGCTGATGGTTCTGTGAAGCTTTGGAGCCTTGACAG TGACGAGCCAGTGGCGGACATTGAAGGCCATACAGTGCGTGTGGCACGTGTAATGTGGCATCCATCAGGACGTTTCTTGGGCACCACCTG CTATGACCGCTCGTGGCGCTTATGGGATTTGGAGGCTCAAGAGGAGATCCTGCATCAGGAAGGCCACAGCATGGGTGTGTATGACATTGCCTTCCATCAAGATGGGTCTTTGGCTGGCACTGG GGGACTGGATGCATTTGGTCGTGTTTGGGACTTGCGCACAGGACGGTGTATCATGTTCCTAGAAGGTCACCTGAAAGAAATCTATGGAATAAATTTCTCCCCCAATGG CTACCACATTGCAACTGGCAGTGGTGACAACACCTGCAAAGTGTGGGACCTTCGACAACGGCGTTGTGTCTATACCATCCCTGCCCATCAGAACTTAGTGACTGGTGTCAAGTTTGAGC CTATCCATGGGAATTTTCTGCTCACTGGTGCTTATGATAACACAGCCAAGATCTGGACCCACCCAGGCTGGTCCCCACTGAAGACTCTGGCTGGCCATGAAGGCAAAGTGATGGGCCTGGACATCTCTTCTGATGGGCAGCTCATAGCCACTTGCTCATATGACAGGACCTTCAAGCTCTGGATGGCTGAATAG
- the PRPF4 gene encoding U4/U6 small nuclear ribonucleoprotein Prp4 isoform X2 codes for MLSFVFVRSGLCKLWSVPDCNLLHTLRGHNTNVGAIVFHPKSTVSLDQKDVNLASCAADGSVKLWSLDSDEPVADIEGHTVRVARVMWHPSGRFLGTTCYDRSWRLWDLEAQEEILHQEGHSMGVYDIAFHQDGSLAGTGGLDAFGRVWDLRTGRCIMFLEGHLKEIYGINFSPNGYHIATGSGDNTCKVWDLRQRRCVYTIPAHQNLVTGVKFEPIHGNFLLTGAYDNTAKIWTHPGWSPLKTLAGHEGKVMGLDISSDGQLIATCSYDRTFKLWMAE; via the exons ATGCTTTCCTTTGTATTTGTTAGGAGTGGGCTTTGCAAGCTCTGGTCAGTTCCCGATTGCAATCTGCTTCACACCCTCCGAG GCCATAACACAAACGTAGGTGCAATTGTATTCCATCCAAAATCCACCGTGTCCTTGGACCAAAAAGATGTCAATCTGGCCTCTTGTGCTGCTGATGGTTCTGTGAAGCTTTGGAGCCTTGACAG TGACGAGCCAGTGGCGGACATTGAAGGCCATACAGTGCGTGTGGCACGTGTAATGTGGCATCCATCAGGACGTTTCTTGGGCACCACCTG CTATGACCGCTCGTGGCGCTTATGGGATTTGGAGGCTCAAGAGGAGATCCTGCATCAGGAAGGCCACAGCATGGGTGTGTATGACATTGCCTTCCATCAAGATGGGTCTTTGGCTGGCACTGG GGGACTGGATGCATTTGGTCGTGTTTGGGACTTGCGCACAGGACGGTGTATCATGTTCCTAGAAGGTCACCTGAAAGAAATCTATGGAATAAATTTCTCCCCCAATGG CTACCACATTGCAACTGGCAGTGGTGACAACACCTGCAAAGTGTGGGACCTTCGACAACGGCGTTGTGTCTATACCATCCCTGCCCATCAGAACTTAGTGACTGGTGTCAAGTTTGAGC CTATCCATGGGAATTTTCTGCTCACTGGTGCTTATGATAACACAGCCAAGATCTGGACCCACCCAGGCTGGTCCCCACTGAAGACTCTGGCTGGCCATGAAGGCAAAGTGATGGGCCTGGACATCTCTTCTGATGGGCAGCTCATAGCCACTTGCTCATATGACAGGACCTTCAAGCTCTGGATGGCTGAATAG